One segment of Drosophila ananassae strain 14024-0371.13 chromosome 3R, ASM1763931v2, whole genome shotgun sequence DNA contains the following:
- the LOC6497160 gene encoding coiled-coil domain-containing protein 34: MAFSGHVSLSGQLIRDEIYSGKTLNRRSTSSCGSPASLLSPKPSPQSIPSQNYLAKDEKFVSMLSVAELEKSSPHSTDSWSVMYEGFKPSESPSDLIPSLHFSSQASSLNYLRHVDSMKGHREPDAAYANWYSAKQRQRQKQIQRLKREQDYDQQRVKERKQLAQMCYDQWLKDKARLAANQRLEKHLQTAAMQASMALSKSPIDPPLALSKAVSLPIKTSQPSKPSRNVSQDEIRKVVEGWWIKKQQQQRAQREAKRQDIMFKALEEERRKQMAEVAWHKWMSTVNAKPKPVPLNQGMDSLRGTISHLYVNPQPWLGPIQSPK, encoded by the exons ATGGCATTCTCTGGACACGTAAGCCTATCAGGACAACTAATTCGCGATGAAATATATAGCGGGAAAACGCTCAACCGTCGATCCACATCTTCGTGCGGATCACCCGCCTCGCTGCTTTCGCCCAAACCATCGCCCCAAAGCATCCCATCCCAGAACTATTTGGCAAAGGACGAGAAGTTCGTTTCCATGTTATCTGTTGCCGAATTGGAGAAATCATCGCCCCACTCTACGGACAGTTGGTCAGTTATGTACGAAGGATTCAAGCCGTCTGAGAGCCCAAGTGACTTGATCCCCTCACTGCACTTCAGTTCTCAGGCGAGCTCCCTGAATTATTTGCGACACGTAGACAGTATGAAG GGACACCGTGAGCCTGATGCTGCCTATGCGAACTGGTACTCCGCCAAGCAGAGACAGCGCCAGAAGCAGATACAGCGCCTGAAGCGGGAACAAGACTACGACCAGCAGCGGGTGAAGGAGCGCAAGCAGCTGGCCCAAATGTGCTACGACCAGTGGTTAAAGGACAAAGCCCGTTTGGCAGCAAATCAACGGTTGGAAAAGCACCTTCAAACGGCGGCGATGCAAGCCAGCATGGCACTATCCAAAAGTCCTATCGATCCACCCTTAGCTTTGTCGAAGGCCGTATCACTGCCTATAAAGACAAGCCAACCCAGCAAGCCATCACGGAACGTATCCCAGGACGAGATTCGGAAGGTGGTGGAGGGCTGGTGGAtaaagaagcagcagcagcaaaggGCCCAGCGTGAGGCAAAGAGGCAGGATATTATGTTCAAGGCTCTGGAGGAAGAGCGCCGCAAGCAAATGGCTGAGGTGGCATGGCATAAGTGGATGTCCACCGTGAACGCGAAGCCAAAGCCAGTGCCCCTCAACCAAGGAATGGACTCCCTTCGTGGCACCATCTCCCATTTGTATGTCAATCCCCAGCCTTGGCTGGGCCCCATCCAGTCACCAAAGTAA
- the LOC6498372 gene encoding ethanolamine-phosphate cytidylyltransferase isoform X3, translated as MEEKRANGDSCGNTSNSTDNKSPCNGQSKKKEVRVWCDGCYDMVHFGHANSLRQAKALGDKVIVGIHTDEEIAKHKGPPVFTEEERVKMVKGIKWVDEVVLGAPYVTTLEVLDQHNCDFCVHGDDITMTAEGVDTYHLVKSANRYREVRRTAGVSTTDLVGRMLLLTRNHFRQGSAEYDIEKEDSAAKSPWTGCSQFLPTTQKIIQFSDGKSPNPGDKIVYVAGAFDLFHVGHLDFLEKAKKLGDYLIVGLHTDPVVNSYKGSNYPIMNLHERVLSVLACKFVNEVVIGAPYCVTEELLEHFKIDVVCHGRTPISLEDGKSDPYALPKTRAIFELIDSGNEMTTERIVERIISHRLEYERRNQAKEKKEIEAFEALQKQKLTQKAG; from the exons ATGGAGGAAAAGCGGGCCAACGGCGACAGCTGCGGCAATACCAGCAACAGCACTGACAACAAGTCTCCTTGCAATGGACAGTCAAAGAAGAAGGAAGTCCGCGTCTGGTGCGACGGATG CTACGATATGGTGCACTTCGGACACGCCAACTCCCTGCGACAAGCCAAAGCTCTTGGCGATAAAGTAATTGTTGGCATCCACACCGACGAGGAGATCGCCAAGCACAAGGGACCTCCGGTCTTCACCGAGGAGGAGCGCGTCAAGATGGTGAAGGGCATCAAGTGGGTGGACGAGGTGGTGCTTGGTGCTCCCTATGTTACTACTCTGGAGGTCCTTGACCAACACAACTGTGATTTCTGTGTCCATGGTG ATGATATTACAATGACTGCCGAGGGAGTGGATACATACCATCTCGTCAAGTCAGCTAACCGCTACAG GGAAGTCCGCCGCACGGCTGGAGTCTCGACTACAGATCTGGTGGGTCGCATGTTGCTCCTCACCCGCAACCACTTCCGCCAGGGTTCCGCCGAGTACGATATTGAGAAAGAAG ATTCGGCTGCCAAAAGTCCATGGACGGGTTGCAGTCAATTCTTGCCCACCACCCAAAAGATCATACAGTTTAGCGATGGCAAGTCCCCCAATCCAGGCGACAAAATT gTATATGTTGCTGGTGCCTTTGATCTCTTTCATGTGGGACACTTGGATTTCTTGGAAAAGGCCAAGAAACTTGGGGACTATCTGATTGTTGGACTACACACAGATCCTGTGGTCAACTCATACAAGGGCAGCAATTACCCAATTATGAATCTTCACGAGCGCGTTCTTAGCGTCTTGGCATGCAAG TTTGTCAACGAGGTTGTGATTGGTGCGCCCTATTGCGTGACAGAGGAGCTCCTAGAACATTTTAAAATCGATGTGGTCTGCCATGGCCGTACACCGATCTCGCTGGAGGATGGAAAGAGCGATCCATATGCCCTGCCCAAAACACGAGCGATCTTCGAGTTGATCGATTCTGGAAACGAAATGACAACGGAGCGGATTGTTGAACGCATTATCTCTCATCGGCTGGAATACGAGCGTCGCAACCAagccaaagaaaagaaagaaattgaGGCTTTCGAGGCTCTGCAAAAGCAGAAGTTGACTCAGAAGGCTGGGTAG
- the LOC6498372 gene encoding ethanolamine-phosphate cytidylyltransferase isoform X2 — protein MEEKRANGDSCGNTSNSTDNKSPCNGQSKKKEVRVWCDGCYDMVHFGHANSLRQAKALGDKVIVGIHTDEEIAKHKGPPVFTEEERVKMVKGIKWVDEVVLGAPYVTTLEVLDQHNCDFCVHGDDITMTAEGVDTYHLVKSANRYREVRRTAGVSTTDLVGRMLLLTRNHFRQGSAEYDIEKEGSSNMGQDSAAKSPWTGCSQFLPTTQKIIQFSDGKSPNPGDKIVYVAGAFDLFHVGHLDFLEKAKKLGDYLIVGLHTDPVVNSYKGSNYPIMNLHERVLSVLACKFVNEVVIGAPYCVTEELLEHFKIDVVCHGRTPISLEDGKSDPYALPKTRAIFELIDSGNEMTTERIVERIISHRLEYERRNQAKEKKEIEAFEALQKQKLTQKAG, from the exons ATGGAGGAAAAGCGGGCCAACGGCGACAGCTGCGGCAATACCAGCAACAGCACTGACAACAAGTCTCCTTGCAATGGACAGTCAAAGAAGAAGGAAGTCCGCGTCTGGTGCGACGGATG CTACGATATGGTGCACTTCGGACACGCCAACTCCCTGCGACAAGCCAAAGCTCTTGGCGATAAAGTAATTGTTGGCATCCACACCGACGAGGAGATCGCCAAGCACAAGGGACCTCCGGTCTTCACCGAGGAGGAGCGCGTCAAGATGGTGAAGGGCATCAAGTGGGTGGACGAGGTGGTGCTTGGTGCTCCCTATGTTACTACTCTGGAGGTCCTTGACCAACACAACTGTGATTTCTGTGTCCATGGTG ATGATATTACAATGACTGCCGAGGGAGTGGATACATACCATCTCGTCAAGTCAGCTAACCGCTACAG GGAAGTCCGCCGCACGGCTGGAGTCTCGACTACAGATCTGGTGGGTCGCATGTTGCTCCTCACCCGCAACCACTTCCGCCAGGGTTCCGCCGAGTACGATATTGAGAAAGAAG GTTCATCCAACATGGGTCAAGATTCGGCTGCCAAAAGTCCATGGACGGGTTGCAGTCAATTCTTGCCCACCACCCAAAAGATCATACAGTTTAGCGATGGCAAGTCCCCCAATCCAGGCGACAAAATT gTATATGTTGCTGGTGCCTTTGATCTCTTTCATGTGGGACACTTGGATTTCTTGGAAAAGGCCAAGAAACTTGGGGACTATCTGATTGTTGGACTACACACAGATCCTGTGGTCAACTCATACAAGGGCAGCAATTACCCAATTATGAATCTTCACGAGCGCGTTCTTAGCGTCTTGGCATGCAAG TTTGTCAACGAGGTTGTGATTGGTGCGCCCTATTGCGTGACAGAGGAGCTCCTAGAACATTTTAAAATCGATGTGGTCTGCCATGGCCGTACACCGATCTCGCTGGAGGATGGAAAGAGCGATCCATATGCCCTGCCCAAAACACGAGCGATCTTCGAGTTGATCGATTCTGGAAACGAAATGACAACGGAGCGGATTGTTGAACGCATTATCTCTCATCGGCTGGAATACGAGCGTCGCAACCAagccaaagaaaagaaagaaattgaGGCTTTCGAGGCTCTGCAAAAGCAGAAGTTGACTCAGAAGGCTGGGTAG
- the LOC6498372 gene encoding ethanolamine-phosphate cytidylyltransferase isoform X1, translating to MEEKRANGDSCGNTSNSTDNKSPCNGQSKKKEVRVWCDGCYDMVHFGHANSLRQAKALGDKVIVGIHTDEEIAKHKGPPVFTEEERVKMVKGIKWVDEVVLGAPYVTTLEVLDQHNCDFCVHGDDITMTAEGVDTYHLVKSANRYREVRRTAGVSTTDLVGRMLLLTRNHFRQGSAEYDIEKEVNILKHQIKFRSGSSNMGQDSAAKSPWTGCSQFLPTTQKIIQFSDGKSPNPGDKIVYVAGAFDLFHVGHLDFLEKAKKLGDYLIVGLHTDPVVNSYKGSNYPIMNLHERVLSVLACKFVNEVVIGAPYCVTEELLEHFKIDVVCHGRTPISLEDGKSDPYALPKTRAIFELIDSGNEMTTERIVERIISHRLEYERRNQAKEKKEIEAFEALQKQKLTQKAG from the exons ATGGAGGAAAAGCGGGCCAACGGCGACAGCTGCGGCAATACCAGCAACAGCACTGACAACAAGTCTCCTTGCAATGGACAGTCAAAGAAGAAGGAAGTCCGCGTCTGGTGCGACGGATG CTACGATATGGTGCACTTCGGACACGCCAACTCCCTGCGACAAGCCAAAGCTCTTGGCGATAAAGTAATTGTTGGCATCCACACCGACGAGGAGATCGCCAAGCACAAGGGACCTCCGGTCTTCACCGAGGAGGAGCGCGTCAAGATGGTGAAGGGCATCAAGTGGGTGGACGAGGTGGTGCTTGGTGCTCCCTATGTTACTACTCTGGAGGTCCTTGACCAACACAACTGTGATTTCTGTGTCCATGGTG ATGATATTACAATGACTGCCGAGGGAGTGGATACATACCATCTCGTCAAGTCAGCTAACCGCTACAG GGAAGTCCGCCGCACGGCTGGAGTCTCGACTACAGATCTGGTGGGTCGCATGTTGCTCCTCACCCGCAACCACTTCCGCCAGGGTTCCGCCGAGTACGATATTGAGAAAGAAG TGAACATTTTAAAACATCAAATAAAATTCCGTTCAGGTTCATCCAACATGGGTCAAGATTCGGCTGCCAAAAGTCCATGGACGGGTTGCAGTCAATTCTTGCCCACCACCCAAAAGATCATACAGTTTAGCGATGGCAAGTCCCCCAATCCAGGCGACAAAATT gTATATGTTGCTGGTGCCTTTGATCTCTTTCATGTGGGACACTTGGATTTCTTGGAAAAGGCCAAGAAACTTGGGGACTATCTGATTGTTGGACTACACACAGATCCTGTGGTCAACTCATACAAGGGCAGCAATTACCCAATTATGAATCTTCACGAGCGCGTTCTTAGCGTCTTGGCATGCAAG TTTGTCAACGAGGTTGTGATTGGTGCGCCCTATTGCGTGACAGAGGAGCTCCTAGAACATTTTAAAATCGATGTGGTCTGCCATGGCCGTACACCGATCTCGCTGGAGGATGGAAAGAGCGATCCATATGCCCTGCCCAAAACACGAGCGATCTTCGAGTTGATCGATTCTGGAAACGAAATGACAACGGAGCGGATTGTTGAACGCATTATCTCTCATCGGCTGGAATACGAGCGTCGCAACCAagccaaagaaaagaaagaaattgaGGCTTTCGAGGCTCTGCAAAAGCAGAAGTTGACTCAGAAGGCTGGGTAG
- the LOC6497159 gene encoding sodium/potassium-transporting ATPase subunit beta-2 isoform X1, translating to MADKKIGEYYAPPPKMGKWEGFKKFLWNSETSQCLGRTGSSWAKILLFYIIFYAALTGFFAAIFTVFYTTLDNEKPKWMLDNGLIGSNPGLGFRPMPPEANVESTLVWYESSKEDNYKYWVDETARFLKYHTYEDLEKQNQVNCSFEHPPPPGKVCGIDVGSFAPCTFDKNFGYHVARPCIFLKLNKIYNWVPEIYNDSKTLPNEMPEELKQHIKEKQSLRPNETNVVWVSCEGENPADVENIKARDYYPRMGFPRYYFPFQNIQGYIPPIVAVQFTVETGVLINIECKAWARNINHDRSERRGSVHFELMVD from the exons atggCCGACAAAAAAATTGGTGAATATTATGCGCCCCCGCCAAAAATGGGCAAATGGGAGGGTTTCAAAAAATTCCTATGGAACAGTGAAACTAGCCAATGCCTTGGACGCACCGGTTCCAGTTGGG CGAAAATCCTCctgttctatataatattttatgcgGCGTTAACTGGATTCTTTGCTGCCATATTTACTGTATTTTACACAACATTGGACAATGAAAAGCCCAAATGGATGCTTGACAACGGATTGATTGGATCCAACCCAG GTCTTGGTTTCCGACCCATGCCACCAGAGGCCAATGTTGAGAGCACATTAGTTTGGTATGAATCATCAAAAGAAGATAACTATAAGTACTGGGTTGATGAAACTGCTCGTTTCCTGAAAT ATCACA CTTACGAGGATCTCGAGAAACAGAATCAAGTTAACTGCAGCTTCGAACATCCTCCACCACCTGGCAAAGTTTGTGGCATTGATGTTGGCAGTTTCGCTCCGTGCACCTTTGACAAAAATTTCGGTTACCATGTGGCCAGGCCATGCATATTCCTAAAGTTAAATAAG ATTTACAATTGGGTACCAGAAATATATAACGATTCTAAAACTTTGCCAAACGAAATGCCTGAAGAACTGAAGCAGCACATCAAGGAAAAACAAAGTCTGCGACCCAATGAG accaatgTCGTTTGGGTATCGTGCGAGGGTGAAAATCCCGCCGATGTTGAAAACATCAAGGCCCGTGATTATTACCCACGTATGGGTTTCCCACGTTACTATTTTCCGTTCCAAAACATCCAGGGATACATTCCACCAATTGTCGCTGTGCAATTTACTGTTGAAA CTGGCGTTTTAATAAACATCGAGTGCAAAGCTTGGGCCCGCAACATCAACCACGATCGCTCGGAAAGGAGAGGATCCGTCCACTTCGAGTTGATGGTTGATTAA
- the LOC6497161 gene encoding uncharacterized protein LOC6497161 has translation MVPSAIPDSSHGKDSPSSSKPPVPVLNPTSRNQKRRQRRKQRLQDVQHSLYTQRFSNYRLPVAAAVASYSEEQLLRLDSYQSFTAPPSDRAGRSPLFVVSPSNSPWARLHMVACPCSGCRCSLHISSLLGHYLNDHLPSMGIPPVELRIGRRVSLSCHFSSLESNVNTLLGVFVYRRHGLNPLKCQRNTHLPTKYRHYSQHDALMVFACRTQHSMLWQQRKTKNDVLAIWVSTPLQKATISLRLTVHADKSSSFYSKELKARPIHPDSRPCKDFIRTDNNVILISFDDLRGLMDLDVWQQMLMVDMKVLGEEKF, from the coding sequence ATGGTGCCTTCTGCCATTCCCGATTCCAGCCATGGAAAAGATTCACCATCATCATCCAAGCCTCCAGTTCCGGTGCTGAATCCAACGAGCAGGAATCAGAAGCGCCGGCAGAGAAGGAAGCAACGCCTGCAAGACGTGCAACATTCGCTGTACACCCAGCGCTTCTCCAACTATCGGTTGCCCGTGGCCGCGGCGGTGGCCTCGTATTCGGAAGAACAGCTCCTACGGCTGGACAGCTACCAGTCGTTCACAGCTCCGCCCAGCGACCGTGCCGGACGCAGTCCCCTCTTTGTAGTCTCGCCCAGCAACTCGCCCTGGGCACGACTGCATATGGTGGCCTGTCCATGCAGTGGATGTCGCTGTTCTCTGCATATATCTTCCCTGCTAGGCCACTATTTGAACGATCATCTGCCGAGTATGGGGATTCCCCCGGTCGAGCTGAGGATAGGCAGACGTGTCTCACTGAGCTGCCACTTCAGCAGCCTCGAGAGCAATGTTAACACACTGCTGGGAGTATTTGTGTATCGTCGGCATGGCCTTAACCCACTCAAGTGCCAACGGAATACTCACCTGCCAACAAAATACCGCCACTATTCGCAGCACGACGCACTTATGGTGTTCGCCTGCCGCACCCAACACTCGATGCTGTGGCAGCAGCGCAAGACCAAGAACGATGTCCTGGCCATCTGGGTCAGCACTCCTCTGCAAAAAGCGACCATCTCGTTGCGCCTAACAGTGCATGCGGACAAATCATCCAGCTTCTACTCCAAGGAACTGAAGGCCCGCCCCATACATCCGGATAGTCGGCCGTGCAAGGATTTCATTCGGACCGACAACAATGTCATCTTGATCAGCTTCGATGATCTACGCGGATTGATGGACCTGGATGTGTGGCAGCAGATGCTAATGGTGGATATGAAGGTACTTGGCGaggaaaagttttaa
- the LOC6497159 gene encoding sodium/potassium-transporting ATPase subunit beta-2 isoform X2: MADKKIGEYYAPPPKMGKWEGFKKFLWNSETSQCLGRTGSSWAKILLFYIIFYAALTGFFAAIFTVFYTTLDNEKPKWMLDNGLIGSNPGLGFRPMPPEANVESTLVWYESSKEDNYKYWVDETARFLKSYEDLEKQNQVNCSFEHPPPPGKVCGIDVGSFAPCTFDKNFGYHVARPCIFLKLNKIYNWVPEIYNDSKTLPNEMPEELKQHIKEKQSLRPNETNVVWVSCEGENPADVENIKARDYYPRMGFPRYYFPFQNIQGYIPPIVAVQFTVETGVLINIECKAWARNINHDRSERRGSVHFELMVD; the protein is encoded by the exons atggCCGACAAAAAAATTGGTGAATATTATGCGCCCCCGCCAAAAATGGGCAAATGGGAGGGTTTCAAAAAATTCCTATGGAACAGTGAAACTAGCCAATGCCTTGGACGCACCGGTTCCAGTTGGG CGAAAATCCTCctgttctatataatattttatgcgGCGTTAACTGGATTCTTTGCTGCCATATTTACTGTATTTTACACAACATTGGACAATGAAAAGCCCAAATGGATGCTTGACAACGGATTGATTGGATCCAACCCAG GTCTTGGTTTCCGACCCATGCCACCAGAGGCCAATGTTGAGAGCACATTAGTTTGGTATGAATCATCAAAAGAAGATAACTATAAGTACTGGGTTGATGAAACTGCTCGTTTCCTGAAAT CTTACGAGGATCTCGAGAAACAGAATCAAGTTAACTGCAGCTTCGAACATCCTCCACCACCTGGCAAAGTTTGTGGCATTGATGTTGGCAGTTTCGCTCCGTGCACCTTTGACAAAAATTTCGGTTACCATGTGGCCAGGCCATGCATATTCCTAAAGTTAAATAAG ATTTACAATTGGGTACCAGAAATATATAACGATTCTAAAACTTTGCCAAACGAAATGCCTGAAGAACTGAAGCAGCACATCAAGGAAAAACAAAGTCTGCGACCCAATGAG accaatgTCGTTTGGGTATCGTGCGAGGGTGAAAATCCCGCCGATGTTGAAAACATCAAGGCCCGTGATTATTACCCACGTATGGGTTTCCCACGTTACTATTTTCCGTTCCAAAACATCCAGGGATACATTCCACCAATTGTCGCTGTGCAATTTACTGTTGAAA CTGGCGTTTTAATAAACATCGAGTGCAAAGCTTGGGCCCGCAACATCAACCACGATCGCTCGGAAAGGAGAGGATCCGTCCACTTCGAGTTGATGGTTGATTAA